Part of the Verrucomicrobiia bacterium genome is shown below.
CACGAACTAATCGCTCACCACACTAGCGCGGCTACGGCAGTGATGCCTTGGCCGCGGTGATGTCTTCGGGACGGACTTCGAGGCATTCGTCGTGGTCTTCCCAGACGAGGGCGGGATAAAACTCCAGCAGTTTGGGCGCGAGTTGAAAGCCCGCGTAGGCGAGCAGGTGTTCGGCCTGCTGCGCGGCTTCCTCGTAGGCACGGTCGTAACTGGGCACCGCCTTCTGTCGGCGTTCCTCCCAGTGCGCGACCTGGTGCACGGGCGCGTAGCGAGCCGCCCAGGTTTCCATTGCCGGTTGCAGTTCGGCCGGCAAATCCTCGAACGCAATCAACGTTTCGTTGCAGTGCTGGCAGATGAGGCCCGCCTCCTTCACGTCGCGCGTCAGCAACGGCAGCAGGGGCGCGCGGCAGCAGTGTGATTCCAGGTAGGCCGACGGCGGGGTCGCCAGCCGTTTGAACCAGATTTGGCGGTCATGCCCGAGCTGGGCGGCGAGCCGGTAGGATTCCATCAGCGGATGGGAAACGCGCCACGTCTTGCCCGCGAGCTGGCCGAGGGTCTGGGCCAGCCAGCGCGCCAGGGTGTGGTCATCCCAATCATGAAACGCGCGGGCGTATTCCTTCAACAAAGCATCTTCGGGCGCGGGCTTGTCTGGCATCGGCCCCAGCATGGCGGCAGGGGCCGGATTTGTCGAGGCGCGGACCCGGGGAGTGGCATCCTGCTTTGAATGGAACCTGACTGTTTGGTGAAGCATCGCCCGCCGCCGCGCTCAAAGCCAAATTAGGACGCTGCCGCCTGGGGGGAAGATTTTTGACGTGGTGTGTTCACGAAGCCGGCATCAAAAGCAAAGCACCGCGGCGGAAGGCCGCGGTGCTCTGGCAGATGAGCTTTTCGCCCGGAAAATGCGGATGCGGAATTACTGGGCCGGCGTGCTTGAATCCGCATCCAGAATCCGCAGGTCATACTTCGGCGACAGCGCACTGTCGGCTTTCGGCGGGCCGAAAGCATTGTAGTCGTATTCGAACTTGTAACGGTATTCCACGTGATCCGTGCCGCTGGGCGCCGGAACCAGGCCTTCCCAGCGATTGTTCATGAGCGGCGTCGGGCGCATGGGCAGCAACTGGCCGCCCACCACCACATACGGCTTGATGGTGTGCCAGCGCAGCGTCTGCTGGTTGCTGTTAAACTGGACTTCCACGGGGTAAAGGTTCTCCGCATTGCGCACCTGGCGCGTGGGCGTGAGGTTTGTGAACGTGCTGGCGCACCCAGCCAAAAGCAGGGGCAGCGTCAGCAATGAAAGCTGCTTAAGCATACGAAGGACGGTTACCCGAGCGCGGCGGGGATGTAAAGTGGATAACAGGGCGGGGCATTTTCGCGCTTTCGTCCGGTGCGCCGGCCCGCGTATGCTCGCCCGCTCTATGAGCAAGACCGCATTCGTATTTGCCGGCCAGGGCGCCCAGGTGGTGGGCATGGGCAAGGACCTGGTGGAAAAATTTCCGGCTGCGCGCGCGTGGGTGGAACGCGCCAATGCGGCGCTGGGTTATGACCTCGCCAGCATTTGTTTCCACGGACCGGAGGCGGAGCTGACCCGGACCGAAAACGCGCAGCCCGGCATCTTTCTCGTGAGCTGGATCGCGCTGGAACTGCTCAAGGAGCGCGTGCCCGGCCTGCGGTGCGACGCCACCGCCGGGCTTTCATTGGGTGAATTCACGGCCCTGACTGCCGCCGGGGCGATGAGCTTTGACGATTGCTTGAAAGTCCTGCGCGTGCGCGGCCGTTCGATGCAGGAAGCCTGCGAAGCCACGCGTGGCAGCATGGCAGCAATCATCGGTTTCGACGAGGCGCCCACCCGCGAAGTTTGCGTTGAGTCAGGCGTCGAACTGGCCAATTTGAACTGCCCCGGTCAGCTGGTCATTTCCGGCGAACTGGAAAAAATCAACCGCGCCTGCGAACTCGCCAAAGCCCGCGGCGCCAAACGCGCACTGCCGCTGGCCGTGGCGGGCGCCTATCACTCGAAGCTCATGGCCAGCGCGCAGCCCAAACTCGCTACAGCCCTCGAAGCCGCCCTGTTCGCCGCGCCGACCGTGACGGTGATCTCCAACGTGACCGCGCAGCCGCACGGCACGCCTGCTGAAATCAAGGCGCGGCTGGTCGAGCAGGTAACGGCGTCCGTGTTGTGGGAAGCTTCGATGCGTTGTCTGCTGGCCCAAGGCTTCACGCGTTTCATCGAATTCGGTCCAGGCAACGCGTTGAGCGGCTTCATGAAGCGCATCGACAAGTCAGTCCAGATGTTGAACGTCGCGGACGCGGCGAGCCTCGAAGCGACGGCCACCGCGCTGGTCGCCTGAGCGATGAACGTTCCGGACGCCTGGCTGGTCCGCCGGCCGCTTTCGCCCATTGACAACCGGCCGTCAACCACCGACAACTAACCGACCTATGGCTCAACTTGCCAATCAGATTGCCGTGGTGACCGGCGCCGGCCGGGGCATTGGCCGCGCCATCGCGCTGAAATTTGCCGCCGAAGGCGCGGACGTGGTCTGCGTTTCGCGAACGGCCGGGAACTCGGAGAAGGTGGCCGGCGAAATCCGCGCCCTCGGCCGCAAGGCCTGGCCCGTTGCCGTGGATGTGTCCGACCCCGCTGCCGTGGCCGCCGCGGCGGAGCAGATTTTGGCTGATGCCGGCCGGGTGGATGTGCTGGTGAACAACGCCGGCGTGACCCGCGACGGCCTGCTCATGCGCATGAGCGAGGCGGACTGGGACACGGTGCTCAACACCAATTTGAAGGGGGCTTTTCTTTTTACGAAGGCGTTTACGCGGGCATTTGTGAAACAGCGCAGCGGACGTATCATTAATGTTTCATCCGTCATTGGGTTGATCGGCAATGCCGGCCAGGCCAATTACGCCGCCAGCAAGGCGGGCTTGATTGGCTTCACGCAATCCGTCGCCCGCGAACTGGCGTCCCGCGGCGTGACCTGCAACGCCATCGCGCCCGGATTCATCGAGACCGACATGACGGCCGTGCTGGGCGAGGAAATGAAGGCCGAATTGTTGAAGAAGATCCCGCTCGCCACGCTGGGTCAGGCCGAAGACATTGCGGCCGCCGCGCTTTATCTGGCGAGTCCCGGCGCCCGCTACGTGACGGGGCAGGTGCTCACCGTGGATGGCGGCATGGTCATGTAAGCCGCCCCAGCATCGTGCGTTATCGTCATCCCCATCCCAACTTCGGGTCGCTGCCCGCGGGCCGTGGCCACGGCGGGCGCAACAACCACCTGTCAGGCGGGAGAATTTTTAGAATCAGGGCTTGACGGTCATGTGACCGTCGCTTAGACACACCGACAAAAAACAGGAGAGAACCATGTCTGAAAAATCAATCGAACAGCGCGTCAAAGATATCATCGTCGAGCAGTTGGGCGTGAATGCCGACCAGGTCACGCCCGAAGCCAAGTTCATCGAAGACTTGGGCGCGGATTCCTTGGACACGGTGGAGCTGGTAATGGCGCTGGAAGAGGAATTTGGCGCCGAAATCCCGGACGAACAGGCGGAGAAGCTCCAGACCGTGGGCGACGTCATCAAATACGTCGAAGAAATCCAGGCCAAGTAAACACCGCAGACCTTTCGCTGGGCGGCTTGACGGTTTCTTGTTGAGCCGCCTTTTTTATGCCGACCAATCCAACAGAACGCAGGGTGGTGGTGACCGGCCTCGGAGTGGTGACTCCGGTGGGCAACACGGTCGCGGACTTCTGGTCCAACCTGATCGCGGGTCAATGCGGCGTGAACAAAATCACGCTGTTTGACGCCAGCGCCTTCGATACGCAAATCGCCGCTGAAGTGCGCAACTTCAACGCCGCGCCGGCCTTTCCCTCGCCGAAGGAAGTGCGCCGCACGGACCGCTACTCGCAGTTTGGCGTCCATGCCGCGTGGCAGGCGCTTGCGGATTCCGGCTTGGAACTCGACAAGGCCGACCGGGATCGCATTGGCGTGATGATCGGTTCAGGCATTGGCGGGCTGGCAACCACGACCGAGCAGCACAAGATTCTGCTCGAACGCGGCCCGGGCCGCATGTCGCCGTTCACCATTCCGATGCTCATCAGCAACATGTGCTCGGGCTTGGTTTCAATGTATTGGGGATTGCGCGGTCCGAATTACGCCACGTGTTCGGCGTGCGCAACCTCCACCCACGCCCTGGGCGAGGCGTGGCGCACCATCAAAATGGGCGACGCGGATGTCATGATCGCCGGCGGCGCGGAGGCAACCATCATTCCCATTGGCATTGGCGGTTTCTGTGCCATGAAGGCCATGAGCACGCGCAACGATGACCCGCAACACGCCTCGCGTCCGTTCGACAAGGAACGCGACGGTTTTGTAATGGGTGAAGGCGCGGGCATGCTCGTGCTGGAGGAATTGAGCCACGCCCGGGCGCGTGGGGCGCGCATCTATGGCGAAATCGCCGGTTACGGCAACACCGCGGACGCGCATCACCTGACTGCGCCGTCTCCGGGCGGTGAGGGCGCGGCCCGCTGCATGAAAATGGCGCTGCGCAACGCCGGGCTCAATCCGACGGACGTTTCCTACATCAACTGTCACGGCACTTCCACGCCGCAGGGCGACATTGCGGAAACGCAGGCCATCAAGACCGTGTTCGGTGACCACGCGCGCAAGCTCGCCATCAGCTCCACCAAGGGCGCAACGGGCCACATGCTGGGCGCGGCGGGCGCGGTGGAAACGGTGGTTTGCATCAAGGCCATTGAAAACAACGTGGTGCCGCCGACCATCAATTACCAGAACCCCGATCCGGAATGCGATCTTGACTGCGTGCCGAATCAGGCCCGCGAGATGCAGGTTGACGCGATCGTGAACAATTCTTTCGGCTTTGGCGGCCACAACGCGACCATCGTGGCCACGAAGTTCAAGGGTTGAACGTCACGGGCCGCGTTGGAGCCGCGCGGCGGCCCACAGTTGGTTTCGGGGGGGCCACCAACGTCCGCCGGTCATTGCCATGCATTTTCTCTCCCTCATCGAAGCCAAGCGCGATGGGCGCCCGCTCGCGGCGGCGGAGATTCGGCAGATCATCGAAAATCTTCCCGCCCTGCCGGATTATCAGGTTGCCGCGTTCCTCATGGCGGTCTTTTTCCGCGGCCTCGACACCGAAGAAACGACGGCGTTGACGCTTGCGATGCGCGATTCGGGTGAGGTGCTGAAGTTTCCCGCGGACTCCCGGCCGCTGGTGGACAAGCATTCAACGGGCGGAGTGGGGGACAAGGTTTCGCTGCCGCTCGCGCCCTTGCTGGCTTGTCTGGGGTTCCGCGTGCCCATGATTTCGGGGCGCGGCCTGGGCATCACCGGCGGCACGCTCGACAAACTGGAAAGCATTCCCGGCTTTACCACCTCGCTGCCCGCGGCCCGGATCGTTGAACTCGTGCAGCAGACCGGCTGTGTGATCTGTGGCCAGACCGAACGAATGGTGCCGGCGGACCGGCGGCTTTACGCCTTGCGTGATGTAACCGGCTCCGTGCCCAGCATTCCGTTGATCACGGCGTCAATTCTTTCGAAGAAGCTCGCCGAAAGTCTCGACGCGCTCGTGCTCGATGTGAAATTCGGCCGGGCCGCGTTCATGCAAACCCGCGAACAGGCGCGGCTGCTGGCGCAGTCGATGGTTGCCCTCGGCACGCAGTGCGGTGTGAACACGCGTGCGGTGCTGACCGACATGAACGCGCCATTGGGCCGCGCGGCCGGCAACTGGCTCGAAGTGAAGGAAAGCGTGGCCTGTCTCGACGGCGCGGGCCCGGGCGATTTGCGCGAGATCGTGCTGCACTGCGCGGCGCATTTGCTGGTGCAAACGGGTCGCTGTCCGTCCTTGGAAACCGCCCTGGCCCAGGCGGCCGATTGTCTGACGTCGGGCGCACCGCGACGCAAATGGGATGAAATGCTGGTGGCACAAGGAGCGGACGTGGATGCCTTCCGGCGCAAACTGGAGCGGGAGGTCACCGCCCCGGCCGTCGGGGAACTCAAGGCGTCGCGGGACGGTTTGGTCACCCGCGTGGACGCGCGCCAGCTCGGCGAAGTGGTGCGCGATCTCGGCGGCGGGCGGCTGACCCAGGAAGCCGTCATCAACCACGACGTCGGCGTGGATTGTCTTGCGCAAGTTGGCGAAGCGGTCACGCGGGGAACCACCCTGGCGCGCATTCACGCGGCGGACGAAGCTTCCCTTACAGCGGCCATCGACCGGTTGCGCCCCGCCATCGAAGTGGCGGACGGACCATCGCCGCCGCGCGAACTGCTCGTGGAGACGCTGGGTTGATTTGGCGGCCACGCATTCAATGCACCATCATACAGTGAATGAATTCCAATTCAGGAAGCGGATGGTTGGCCCGGCGTTCACGTTGATTGAACTGCTGGTGGTCATCGCCATCATCGCCATCCTCGCGGCGCTGTTGCTGCCGGCGCTTTCCCGGGCCAAAGCGCAGGCACGCCGGGCCAGTTGCATTTCACAGCTTAGGCAGCAGGGCGTGGCCTGGCGGTTATATCTCGATGACCACAACGGACGCTTTCCCGATCGTCGCGACTTGAAAACGTCGCTGCCCGGCGGCTACAAGCCGTGGAGTTCCTGGCCGACCAGCGATCCGCGGGCAGGCTGGGCGGCAGTCGTGTTGGGCGACACCAACC
Proteins encoded:
- a CDS encoding thymidine phosphorylase — translated: MHFLSLIEAKRDGRPLAAAEIRQIIENLPALPDYQVAAFLMAVFFRGLDTEETTALTLAMRDSGEVLKFPADSRPLVDKHSTGGVGDKVSLPLAPLLACLGFRVPMISGRGLGITGGTLDKLESIPGFTTSLPAARIVELVQQTGCVICGQTERMVPADRRLYALRDVTGSVPSIPLITASILSKKLAESLDALVLDVKFGRAAFMQTREQARLLAQSMVALGTQCGVNTRAVLTDMNAPLGRAAGNWLEVKESVACLDGAGPGDLREIVLHCAAHLLVQTGRCPSLETALAQAADCLTSGAPRRKWDEMLVAQGADVDAFRRKLEREVTAPAVGELKASRDGLVTRVDARQLGEVVRDLGGGRLTQEAVINHDVGVDCLAQVGEAVTRGTTLARIHAADEASLTAAIDRLRPAIEVADGPSPPRELLVETLG
- a CDS encoding prepilin-type N-terminal cleavage/methylation domain-containing protein → MVGPAFTLIELLVVIAIIAILAALLLPALSRAKAQARRASCISQLRQQGVAWRLYLDDHNGRFPDRRDLKTSLPGGYKPWSSWPTSDPRAGWAAVVLGDTN
- the acpP gene encoding acyl carrier protein, whose translation is MSEKSIEQRVKDIIVEQLGVNADQVTPEAKFIEDLGADSLDTVELVMALEEEFGAEIPDEQAEKLQTVGDVIKYVEEIQAK
- the fabD gene encoding ACP S-malonyltransferase, with the translated sequence MSKTAFVFAGQGAQVVGMGKDLVEKFPAARAWVERANAALGYDLASICFHGPEAELTRTENAQPGIFLVSWIALELLKERVPGLRCDATAGLSLGEFTALTAAGAMSFDDCLKVLRVRGRSMQEACEATRGSMAAIIGFDEAPTREVCVESGVELANLNCPGQLVISGELEKINRACELAKARGAKRALPLAVAGAYHSKLMASAQPKLATALEAALFAAPTVTVISNVTAQPHGTPAEIKARLVEQVTASVLWEASMRCLLAQGFTRFIEFGPGNALSGFMKRIDKSVQMLNVADAASLEATATALVA
- the fabG gene encoding 3-oxoacyl-[acyl-carrier-protein] reductase; the encoded protein is MAQLANQIAVVTGAGRGIGRAIALKFAAEGADVVCVSRTAGNSEKVAGEIRALGRKAWPVAVDVSDPAAVAAAAEQILADAGRVDVLVNNAGVTRDGLLMRMSEADWDTVLNTNLKGAFLFTKAFTRAFVKQRSGRIINVSSVIGLIGNAGQANYAASKAGLIGFTQSVARELASRGVTCNAIAPGFIETDMTAVLGEEMKAELLKKIPLATLGQAEDIAAAALYLASPGARYVTGQVLTVDGGMVM
- the fabF gene encoding beta-ketoacyl-ACP synthase II — its product is MPTNPTERRVVVTGLGVVTPVGNTVADFWSNLIAGQCGVNKITLFDASAFDTQIAAEVRNFNAAPAFPSPKEVRRTDRYSQFGVHAAWQALADSGLELDKADRDRIGVMIGSGIGGLATTTEQHKILLERGPGRMSPFTIPMLISNMCSGLVSMYWGLRGPNYATCSACATSTHALGEAWRTIKMGDADVMIAGGAEATIIPIGIGGFCAMKAMSTRNDDPQHASRPFDKERDGFVMGEGAGMLVLEELSHARARGARIYGEIAGYGNTADAHHLTAPSPGGEGAARCMKMALRNAGLNPTDVSYINCHGTSTPQGDIAETQAIKTVFGDHARKLAISSTKGATGHMLGAAGAVETVVCIKAIENNVVPPTINYQNPDPECDLDCVPNQAREMQVDAIVNNSFGFGGHNATIVATKFKG